CTCGCAGCAGGTGGTGTGGCTCTCCAGCGCCCATGCGCAGACGGCCCAACTGAGTCTGAACCCGCCCGACCTCGGCCCGCTGCACGTGGTCCTGAACGTGGCGAACGACTCGGCGCAGGCCATGTTCGTCTCGCAACACGCCGCCGTGCGCGACGCCGTTCAGGCCGCGCTCCCGCAGTTGCGCGACAGCCTTGCCAACAATGGCATCGCGCTCGGCAATGCGACCGTGAGCAGCGACAGCTCGCAGCAGCAGGCCTTCGCGCAACAAGGGGCGAACGGCAATGGTGGCGGTAACGGTAGCGGCAATGGCAACGGACGCGGTACGCCAGGCTTCGGCCAGACGGCGGACGACGCCCCCATCGCCACGACCGTGAACGTCCCCGTGCGCGCGAGCAACGGCTTTGTGGACACCTTCGCGTAAGTTTTCCTGAGACTGCCGCCGGTGGCATAACCGGGGCTGAAGTCGGCGCAAATCGCCATGCTATGGGGGCTGCCAGCCGTCGCCACGAGCGCGACGAAGTGAAGCGGCGCCGCAGCGTGGCGGCAAAGTACCCTAAAGCAAGCGGGTTTTTCTGCCGTTAAGACAAAGACGCGAGTTAGACGCGATTGTCCCTTCTTTTCGGCCGATCACCCCCAGGCGGGTTGGCCGACAATCACTACCCAATAGCAGGCGAATACATGGCAAATCCCGCACCGACGCAAGCCGCGGCTCCCTCCGGAGGGGGCATGCGCAAATGGATTCTGTTGATCGTGGCGGTCGCGCTCATGGCAGCGGCCGGCGCAGCAACCGCCGTGTATTTGCTGACCGGACGTAGCGAAGTGGCCAAAGCACCGCCGCCCCCGCCGCCGCCCGTGTTTGTCGGCATGGATCCGTTCACGGTGAACCTCTCGGGCGAAGACGGCGAGCGTTACCTGCACATCGGCCTTTCGCTCAAAGTGGCAGATGCCGAAACGCAGGCCCGCATCACGCAACATATGCCCGAAGTACGTAGCCGAGTGTTGTTGTTGCTGTCGTCGAAGCAGCCGCAGGATCTCGCATCGATCGACGGCAAACGCCGTCTGGCAAGCGAAATCCGTGCGTTGGTCGCACAGCCGTTCGCAGCCAATATGCCGCAGCAAGCCGTGGGCGACGTCCTGTTCACCGCGTTTGTAATTCAGTGAGTGATTCATGGCGCATGAGGAGTTCCTGTCGCAGGAAGAAGTCGATGCCCTTCTGAAGGGTGTCACCGGCGAACAGGATGAACGGTCGGAGTCGGAAGATCATTCCGGCATTCGGCCATACAACATCGCGACGCAAGAGCGCATCGTGCGCGGGCGCATGCCCACGCTCGAAATCATCAACGACCGCTTCTCGCGACTGTTCCGCATTGCGCTGTTCAACTTCATGCGCCGCAGCGCCGAAATATCGGTCAGCCCGGTGCGCGTGCAGAAGTACAGCGAGTTCATTCGCAACCTGCCTGTCCCGACCAACCTCAACCTGGTCCACATCAAGCCGCTGCGCGGCACGGCGTTGTTCGTGTTCGATCCGAACCTCGTGTTCCTCGTGGTGGACAACCTGTTCGGCGGCGACGGTCGGTTCCATACGCGTGTCGAAGGTCGCGATTTCACGCAGACCGAGCAACGCATCATCGCGCGCCTGCTCGATCTCGTCTTCGAGAACTACGGGGCGTCGTGGAAGCCGGTGTACCCGGTCGAGTTCGAATACGTGCGCGCCGAAATGCACACGCAGTTCGCCAACGTCGCCACGCCGAACGAAGTCGTCGTCACGACCACGTTCGACATCGAGTTCGGCTCGGTGGGCGGCGAATTCCACATCTGCATGCCGTACTCGATGATCGAGCCGATGCGCGACCAGCTCTCGAGCCCGCTGCAAGGCGAGACGCTCGAAGTCGACAAGCGCTGGGTGCGTCTGCTCTCGCAGCAGGTGCAGGCCGCCGATGTGGAAATCGTGACGAACCTCGCCCAATTCGACATGACGCTCTCGCAGCTGCTCAATATGCGCGTGGGCGACGTGATTCCGCTCGACGTACCCGAGGTGCTCGAAGCCAAGGTCGACGGCGTGCCCGTGATGCACTGCAATTACGGCGTCTTCAATGGTCAATACGCGCTGCGCGTGAACCAGATGATCAACCATTCGCACAGCGATTACAGTAAGGACAACGAGTGATGAGCGATACCCCTCAAACGCCCGGTGAAGACGCCCAGGCCATGGCGGACGAGTGGGCCAGTGCCATGGCCGAGCAGACCGCTTCGGAGCCAGCGCCTGCCGCTGCACCCCAGCCTGCGCCGGCCCCCGTGTTCCAGCCGCTCGCCGCGACCGCAGGTAATCCGGCCGGCGCCGCGCACAACGACATCGATCTGATCCTCGACATCCCGGTCCAGATGACCGTGGAGCTGGGCCGCACCAAAATCGCCATCAAGAACCTGCTGCACCTCGCACAGGGCTCCGTGGTGGAACTCGACGGCATGGCCGGCGAGCCGATGGACGTGCTGGTCAACGGTTGCCTCATCGCTCAGGGCGAAGTGGTGGTCGTGAACGACAAGTTCGGCATTCGCCTGACTGATATCATCACGCCATCCGAACGCATCCGTAAGCTCAACCGATGATTGCAATGAAAGTCCGCGGCACGCCCGTGCGGCGCGCTGCGGCAAGCGCCGCCGGGCCGACGTCCATGCATCGTGTGATGCGCGCCCGTCAGAAGTCGGCGCGTCCGCTCTCCCTTCAGACCGGTCTGGCCGCTCTCGCCGGTCTTGCCCTCCTTCCCGTCTCGATGGCCCACGCGCAAGGCACCGCTTCGCAAGCGGCGGCCGTGCCGAGCCTCGGCGGTGCTGGCATCGTGCAAACAGGCTTCGGCCTCGTGCTCGTGCTGGCGT
The Pandoraea oxalativorans genome window above contains:
- the fliN gene encoding flagellar motor switch protein FliN encodes the protein MSDTPQTPGEDAQAMADEWASAMAEQTASEPAPAAAPQPAPAPVFQPLAATAGNPAGAAHNDIDLILDIPVQMTVELGRTKIAIKNLLHLAQGSVVELDGMAGEPMDVLVNGCLIAQGEVVVVNDKFGIRLTDIITPSERIRKLNR
- the fliL gene encoding flagellar basal body-associated protein FliL encodes the protein MRKWILLIVAVALMAAAGAATAVYLLTGRSEVAKAPPPPPPPVFVGMDPFTVNLSGEDGERYLHIGLSLKVADAETQARITQHMPEVRSRVLLLLSSKQPQDLASIDGKRRLASEIRALVAQPFAANMPQQAVGDVLFTAFVIQ
- the fliM gene encoding flagellar motor switch protein FliM, with translation MAHEEFLSQEEVDALLKGVTGEQDERSESEDHSGIRPYNIATQERIVRGRMPTLEIINDRFSRLFRIALFNFMRRSAEISVSPVRVQKYSEFIRNLPVPTNLNLVHIKPLRGTALFVFDPNLVFLVVDNLFGGDGRFHTRVEGRDFTQTEQRIIARLLDLVFENYGASWKPVYPVEFEYVRAEMHTQFANVATPNEVVVTTTFDIEFGSVGGEFHICMPYSMIEPMRDQLSSPLQGETLEVDKRWVRLLSQQVQAADVEIVTNLAQFDMTLSQLLNMRVGDVIPLDVPEVLEAKVDGVPVMHCNYGVFNGQYALRVNQMINHSHSDYSKDNE